The following are from one region of the Klebsiella aerogenes genome:
- the dnaB gene encoding replicative DNA helicase: MAGNKPFNKPQTEPRERDPQLAGLKVPPHSIEAEQSVLGGLMLDNERWDDVAERVVSEDFYTRPHRHIFTEMARLQESGSPIDLITLAESLERQGQLDSVGGFAYLAELSKNTPSAANISAYADIVRERAVVREMISVANEIAEAGFDPQGRTSEDLLDLAESRVFKIAESRANKDEGPKNIADVLDATVARIEQLFQQPHDGVTGVNTGYDDLNKKTAGLQPSDLIIVAARPSMGKTTFAMNLVENAAMLQDKPVLIFSLEMPSEQIMMRSLASLSRVDQTRIRTGQLDDEDWARISGTMGILLEKRNIYIDDSSGLTPTEVRSRARRIAREHGGIGLIMIDYLQLMRVPSLSDNRTLEIAEISRSLKALAKELQVPVVALSQLNRSLEQRADKRPVNSDLRESGSIEQDADLIMFIYRDEVYHENSDLKGIAEIIIGKQRNGPIGTVRLTFNGQWSRFDNYAGPQYDDE; this comes from the coding sequence ATGGCAGGAAATAAACCCTTCAACAAACCACAGACAGAACCTCGCGAACGCGATCCGCAGCTCGCCGGGTTGAAAGTCCCGCCGCACTCGATTGAAGCGGAACAGTCGGTGTTGGGCGGTTTAATGCTGGATAACGAGCGCTGGGACGACGTCGCCGAACGGGTGGTGTCGGAGGATTTCTATACCCGCCCGCATCGTCATATCTTTACCGAAATGGCGCGACTGCAAGAGTCGGGTAGTCCGATCGATCTGATCACTCTCGCAGAATCGCTGGAGCGCCAGGGGCAACTGGATAGCGTAGGCGGCTTCGCTTATCTGGCTGAGCTGTCTAAAAATACGCCAAGCGCGGCGAACATCAGCGCCTATGCCGACATCGTGCGTGAACGCGCGGTGGTCCGCGAAATGATTTCGGTGGCTAACGAGATCGCCGAAGCGGGTTTTGATCCGCAGGGGCGCACCAGCGAAGATCTGCTGGACCTCGCGGAATCCCGGGTATTTAAAATCGCCGAAAGTCGCGCGAATAAAGACGAAGGGCCGAAAAACATCGCCGATGTGCTTGATGCGACCGTCGCGCGTATTGAACAGCTATTCCAGCAGCCGCATGACGGTGTCACCGGGGTCAATACCGGCTATGACGACCTCAACAAGAAGACCGCCGGGCTACAGCCTTCGGATCTGATTATCGTCGCCGCGCGTCCATCGATGGGTAAGACGACATTTGCGATGAACCTCGTGGAAAACGCGGCGATGTTGCAGGATAAACCGGTACTGATCTTCAGTCTGGAAATGCCATCGGAACAGATCATGATGCGTTCTCTGGCGTCGCTATCGCGCGTCGACCAGACCCGGATCCGTACCGGCCAGCTGGATGATGAAGACTGGGCGCGGATCTCCGGCACCATGGGGATTTTGCTGGAAAAACGTAACATCTATATCGATGATTCCTCCGGCCTGACGCCGACGGAAGTGCGTTCGCGCGCCCGTCGTATCGCCCGCGAGCACGGTGGTATCGGTCTTATTATGATCGACTACCTGCAGCTGATGCGCGTACCGTCGCTCTCCGACAACCGTACCCTGGAAATTGCCGAAATCTCCCGTTCTCTGAAGGCGTTGGCGAAAGAGCTGCAGGTGCCGGTAGTGGCGCTGTCGCAGCTGAACCGCTCTCTGGAACAGCGCGCCGATAAACGCCCGGTCAACTCCGACCTGCGTGAATCCGGCTCTATTGAACAGGATGCCGACTTAATTATGTTCATTTATCGTGATGAGGTTTATCACGAGAACAGTGACTTAAAAGGCATTGCTGAAATTATCATTGGTAAACAACGTAACGGCCCGATCGGGACGGTACGACTGACCTTTAACGGCCAGTGGTCGCGTTTCGATAATTATGCCGGACCACAATACGACGATGAGTAA